Below is a genomic region from Lemur catta isolate mLemCat1 chromosome 15, mLemCat1.pri, whole genome shotgun sequence.
gtgaggcAGGCCGGGCAGCGcacccacagccccacccacctctccccTTTGCCAATTCAATGGTGGAAAACGGCTCCCGCTGGGGCTGTCATTTCTTTAAACTCCTGGGGCTGAGTGTCACTTGCATATGACCCACCTGGGACTTACTTGTTGCCTCCGCCCGTATCTAACTACTGGGATAGAGTATTAATGAGCTCTTCTACACGAAGGATATTAAACTCTCGTCTGTTATGGCGCCTGCACGTATTTTCCCAGTCTGCTGATTACATTCTTAATGCTTTTTTAGGTTGTTTCTGACACACAGATGGTTTTAATGTTTATGTGGTTGAATCTcaagatggttttttttttccatctgtgatCTCGTCTCTTGCTTTTGAGCTTGGAAAGCCATTTCCATCAGGGGTCTGCTAAGGAGTCACTCCTCGTGTGGCCACTTGCTCCAAAGACCTCTCCATGTCTGGCCCAGACCTCTCAAACCTGTCACTCTCAACCTTCCCCTTTAagcagtgtgggggtggggagagcctcacctgcccacctgccccagaCTCACCTGTACGAACAGGGGGATGGTGTTGAGCCGGAAGATCTCCATGCGGTTCATGGGGTCCCGGGCGAGGATGTGCAGGGCTCCAGTGCAGCCCTCCACGATCTCCTCCATCCTCACGCCGTCCTGCACGAGGAGGCAGGGGCACGGGGACAGGTGGCCCTCAGACACACACGGCCACAACCCTCCCGCACTATGACACCCTGACAAACATCAGTGGCTCTTGGAGTTGGCATCAGTTGCAACTCACCTccccatttacacacacacacatgctcacacgtGTGCACGGAGGACACCCTGGCCCCCCTGGGAGGGCTGTCACAGGCACCACCGGCTCACTTACCGTGTAGGGCTGCTGTGTGCCTGCAGCCACGTGGCGCTGGGCGTCCTGGTGCGCCTTGACCAGCAGCTGCACGAGGCGGGGAATGACCGCGGCCTCCTGCAGTGGGGCATGGTTGGCTGGGCACAGCGCCAGGTTCCTGATCAGGCCAATGGTTGCCTGGCAAGAAAAGGGACAGTGATCAGGGACGTTTCTTGGGCAGCTGGAGGATCTCAATTTCCCAGCTTCAGGCATTTCTTCCCTCCCCTGTCACCTTTTCTGTCCCCTTGGCCAGATACAGACATGCTGGAAGACCTGCAGAGAATGAGAAGACCCCTAGCCCCTGTCCCTTATTCCATAGGATCCGTGGGTCTTCATGGCTACCTCTAATAGCACCTGCTAAAATAACACCCCATTCCAGAACATTCCACCATGTCCTGACCTTCACTCCGTCCTCTCTCTCTTAAACCACCCACAGACACTGTGACCCTGTTTGCTTCTCCGACAGCTCCCAACCCTGGTTATCAGGAAGTCTTTCCTATGGTTGACCCCAAAGCCTCCCGCTCAGGTGACGCTCACATTGCAGTCACTCCCCAGCAGGGCTCTGAGAAGAGGTCTCCCTGGGGTCCTCGACTCACAGGAGccactctggcctcccagagtccctCGGGGCCTTGCAAAGCAATTTgtcatctcatttgatcctcaaaacaaGAAGCCTGGGCCAGCGCTGATGAAATCATGTGAGGTGAGGACGTGAGCACAGGCTGGATGACTTGCCTGGGTTACTTGTCACTTGTCACCTAGCTGCTGGCTCAGGGTGCACATGCTCCCCCCACCTTGGCTTACAGCCAAGACCAAGCACCGAGGAGGGGTCAcacactgccttttttttttcttactataacttttttaaaaatccaatgtaCATAATCACTTAGAGTCATTCTTTTCTGTTACATTGTCTAAAATTTAGCTAGTGGAGGCCCCTGCCAGCTGGCTCCTGTGCCAGTTGACAAAACCCAGTCAGTGGCAGCTTCCCACGCTCCAGGGGCAGACGTCACCCTGCCTTTGgctcttttccttgtttctacACATAGAGACACACAGACCCTCTCGGATACGTCTGTCCCTTGGGCCTGCCACCACCTGGCCCACCCTCACACCCTCTGACCGACAGGAAAATGACGCACATCTCCCCTACCCAAGTGGCCTCCAGAGGAGAAGGCCCCCCCTTCATACCCCTGACTCCCCATGGCAGAAACTAAGTGTCCCCCAGAATCCTCTCTTTAGTAGCCTTGCTGAGTTTTAGGGGCACACGCAGCCTTCTGGATGGTGATCACACTTTCTAACCTCCTGGCATCTTCATGGGGCCAAATGACCGAGTTCTAGGTCGTGAGCGGAAGCTATGGGTCCCACTTCCTGGTGGCCACTGGCCCTCCCCACTTCTCATGGGCCAGAACCCATCTAGGGCATGTGTTCAGTCCAACCATCATGTCAGGACAACACTCATCTAGACCCTCCGGCGTGAGAAACGTGCCCCATGCACCAGGGGCATCCCCTGAGCGCTGGTCTCGGAATCTCAGACCCTGCCCTTGGGCCTACTGAATAGGGACCTGCATTTTAATGAGACTGCCCAGGGTGCCCATGCGCATACTAAGCTTTCAGAAGCTCCACTGTAGGGGATGGCGGAGCCACAAGATGGAAAGAATCTGGATCTCTGGAGCAGAGCCAATGTCAAGGTCTGAACTGTTACATGGGAGAGAAAGAAACCTCTATCTTGTTTGAGCCACTGTATTTAGGGCATCTTTGTTGCAGCAGCTTCGCCCGTACTGACACGGCGCCTGACCCTGCAGCAGGGAGCTCCTGCTGGCCCAACCCCAGTACCTTGACCAGTGGCCACTGGTTGGGCTGGTTGAGCAGCTTCACGATAGCTGGGATGCCGTAGTTGAGACGCACAGAGTTCTGGGCCATCTCGGCCTCGGGGGTGGCGGCTGGTGAGGTGGCGCAGGGCACAGACGGCGGGCTCTGTGATGTCATCCTTGTCGCCGGCACGCTGGATGGCGTGAATGAGGGCCTCCACGCCACTGTTCTGAGTCACCAGCGTCTTGTTCTTACTGTTGTTGCACGTCAGGTTGGAGAGAGTGCCCGTGGCGCAGGTGAGGACGTTGACGTCGTCCACGCTCAGCTGATTAACCAGAATCTTCAGCACGCTCTCCAGGCCCTCCTGGGGCGAGGAAGGCAGTGGGGAGTGAGGGAGCAGCCAGCTCCAGGGAGCCTTCCCAAATATGTCCGAGGGCAGCGGGATAGCAGGGGTCAGCCCTGCCTGTTCGTGCCTCGGAACCTCTACTCCCACAACACGTTGATGCCCTGGGAGAGAGTGTTACTGTCCCTCGCAGCAAGGGAggcagtgaggctcagagaggctgaggagCTGGCCCACAGACACACAGCGAGTGGCTGGATCGGAACCCAGGCCAGCCCCTAAGCCCAtgctcttccctccaccccacctgcctctccctcGGGCCCTCAGACCCAGGCAGAGCCCTACTCAGACCGAGGGTTTGGTGGCCAAGTAAAGCCTCTAGGCCAGGAGGCAACTGCCGTGGGGCCACATGTTTCAGTGGCCCAGCTGAGCCCCTTTTATATGCTTCTCACCTTTCTAGGCCTTCCCTGCCGCCCCTGAGGGGGCCCTAAGCCAAATGCACTTTCAGGATAAATGTGTAACTCAGAAGTCTCACTTCTCCCAGGGAGAGCCATGTGGGCCTTGTACGGGGGGCAGAAAGACCCCAGCTTTGGGGACagacagtcctgggttcaaatcccagctctgtcatttactagctgtgaCCACGGGCCACTACTTAActccctgagccttggtttcGTCATCTAACCAACAGGGTCCCACACTCTACCTCCAGGATGCCGAACGGGTTAAATGAGCTGACATCCACAAGCCCAAGCAGAGCCCAGCGCAaggcaggtgctcagtgaacagCGCATTAATGGGAGAGGTGCTGGGGAAGGGCAGGTTCGCTGGAGGGAGGGACCAGGGGCTTGTCCTGGAGATGCACTTTTTCTTTAATGATAATTTTAGCTGCCCGGACTCAAAGCTATGTCTTGGTGCACTATTGCTCCCTGCCCCGAGTCCAGGTCAAAACTATTCCTTTGCCACCACCTGAACCCCAGCTTAAAACATCAGCCCCCACCcgcttctcttcccttcccaaaCCCACAATAGGGATTAGAGCCTTTGGCTGATGGGATGAGAGTCTTCAGCCACGAGGGCGGGGGATTGAGAGGCCACAGTCCTCCCACAGCACCTCAGGTCCGACACCCAgacaggaggctggaggaggcagctGCAGAGGTCGACCCCAGGCCTGGGCACCTCCCTCACCTGCTTGGTGGCCACGTCTGAGAGGTTGCGCAGGGTCCACAGGCAGTTCTGCACGAGGCGGGGGCTGTTGCTTGTCAGGTGCTTGCCCAGGGCCTGCATCCCACCTGGGGTCAGGGACAGGGGTCCCGTCAGCCACAGGGGAGGATGGTGCTAGGCAGAGCCCCCGCCCAGCCACCCTTGAGGCCATAACACTCACCAGCCTCCACAATGGCAGGCTTATTGCTGGGACACACAGACAGCACCTTGAGCACCCGGCTGGTGGTCCAGAGCAGCTTCTCGTAACTGTAGTTACGCATGATCTGCACAAGCGCCTGGGGTCCTCCATTGGCCAGGATGATcagctgtgggggcaggggggagtgAGATAAACAGGGAATGTGACAAGGAACAAGGAAGGTAGGGGGGGCAAGTGACAGAACTGTCATTACCGAGTTTCAGCTAAAACCCAAATAGCATTTGTGGCCGTTATGTAAATCAAaagtctgaaaaaagaaaatacgcaatgctggcaaggatgtggtaAAACTCTACTCATACCCATTACCACCGATGGCACTGGAAATTAGTCCAGTCCTTTTGGAAAGCAGTCTGGCCATCTGGGTAAAAGCCTAGAAGTGTTGAAAATCTTTAACCCCGCAGATAAAAATTCTGGGGTttagagcaagacctgtctctaaataaataaacacacagagTGAGGGGGCAGAGGACAGGGCCTAGGGCAAGATGGAAGGATGGGCTTCAGGCcatgggagggcagggaggggcccacCTTGCTCTCCTGGTTGCCATAGGCCAGGAGCTGCAGGCAGTCAGTGGTGATGGCCAAGAACTTGGGGTTGTTCTTGTTGAGCAAGGGCACCATCTTCTGCAGCCCGTCCGCCAGGCGCACTGCCATCTTAGCGCCCTCCTGGTAGAGCAGCAGGTTGTGCAGCGTGGTGATGGCGTAGAACAGGACCGACTCCACGGGGGAgctgggagggtgggcagggggttAGCACCAGTCAGGTCCCAGGGGCCTGGCATACATGGGGGCCTGGCATGGGTGtccacctcccccaggaagccttccccacACTGACACCCCATGAAAACACCCCTTTGCTAAAATCTGACCGTCCCTTGAGCCCAGCGCCACTCTTGTGCACAGAGCCCACAgcactctcctctccccactgGGGCTGTGACTCCTGCTTCTGAGCCCCCAGCCTGGTGCTGAGCACATAGCAGGTCCCCTCGACACCTATCCCTACTGAGTGACCATGTGGAAGGCCACGTGCTAGACAGGCCCTGAGTGGCATTCAGAGGGGAGTGACATCACTATCTCCACCCTTAGGGAGCACCTAGCCTAGTACGGGTACAAGGAATGAGGCCAAACAACATTGGCCAGGAAAGAGAAAGTTTGCAAGAgactttgcacatgctattccttctgcctgaatGTTCTTCCCTTCTCCGTTGGCCAAACTCCACTCACCCATCAACCCCCTTCTCTTAGCCCTTAGAGCAATTCTACCTCTGAGCAATCTTGACACTCTTCCGCCATAGCCTATATGGTATCCCAATAATTAACCTGCTGTTTATGTGCCCGTCTCCTCCGTTAGGCTGTGAGCCACTGAGTGTGAGGACAGGGTGTAGCTctgcacctggcacacagtaggtgcaaaAGATGCTTATGGGAAGCCCAGGCGAGGAAGGGGGAAGCCCAAGCGAGGGGGTGTCCCGGGGTCCTGGGCTCCCGCAGTGAGCAGGGGCGGTACCTGAGCATGCGAACCAGAGCAGGGATGCCGCCCGACTTGAAGATGGCGAGCAGCCCCTCGCGGTGGTGGGAGAGGTTGTGCAGGATGCTGGTGGTGCAGCGGGCCGTGTCCAGGTCGCTGGTGTTCTGCATGGTGCGCACGACGGCCGCCACCAGCTGGGGCGAGCCCATCAGGGCCCGGCGCGAGGCCTCCTTCTTCGACAGCTGGTTCACAATCATGGCTGCCTTGGTCACCACCACCTGGAGGGTGGACGTGAGCAGTGAGCAGGGGCCAGGACGCCCCTTCCCCAGAGCTCAGGTGGACCCAAGTCAGACTCCTCACACGCATGGGGGGTCTGGGTCATGATCTCTCTCCACCTCTACAATGTCCTTCCCCTGCGGACACctgacctctcccctcccccaccccagcctggcctctcaCGGACCGGGTCCTCATCGTTGAGCAGCTTGGTGAGCTCGGGCAGGGCCCGGGTGGCCAGCTCGGCATCGTCCTGGTAGTTGATGAGATGTACGATGGCCGACTTCAGCAGCTGGGACGGCTCGGCCAGGCGCTGCAGGTTGGTGGTCTGCCCCTCCACCTGGGTGGCCAGCAGCAGAGAGCTGTCCTCGCCAGACACGCCAGGACACATGGCCTCCCGCACCCGCTTGGCTCTGGCTGTCGTGGACATCTGGTACTCCAGGTCACCTGGGGGCCAGCAGGGCAGGGAC
It encodes:
- the LOC123620935 gene encoding LOW QUALITY PROTEIN: junction plakoglobin (The sequence of the model RefSeq protein was modified relative to this genomic sequence to represent the inferred CDS: deleted 1 base in 1 codon), translating into MEVMNLIEQPIKVTEWQQTYTYDSGIHSGANTCVPSVSGKGVVEDDESCGRQYTIKKTTTYTQGVPPSQGDLEYQMSTTARAKRVREAMCPGVSGEDSSLLLATQVEGQTTNLQRLAEPSQLLKSAIVHLINYQDDAELATRALPELTKLLNDEDPVVVTKAAMIVNQLSKKEASRRALMGSPQLVAAVVRTMQNTSDLDTARCTTSILHNLSHHREGLLAIFKSGGIPALVRMLSSPVESVLFYAITTLHNLLLYQEGAKMAVRLADGLQKMVPLLNKNNPKFLAITTDCLQLLAYGNQESKLIILANGGPQALVQIMRNYSYEKLLWTTSRVLKVLSVCPSNKPAIVEAGGMQALGKHLTSNSPRLVQNCLWTLRNLSDVATKQEGLESVLKILVNQLSVDDVNVLTCATGTLSNLTCNNSKNKTLVTQNSGVEALIHAIQRAGDKDDITEPAVCALRHLTSRHPEAEMAQNSVRLNYGIPAIVKLLNQPNQWPLVKATIGLIRNLALCPANHAPLQEAAVIPRLVQLLVKAHQDAQRHVAAGTQQPYTDGVRMEEIVEGCTGALHILARDPMNRMEIFRLNTIPLFVQLLYSSVENIQRVAAGVLCELAQDKEAADAIDAEGASAPLMELLHSRNEGTATYAAAVLFRISEDKNPDYRKRVSVELTNSLFKHDPAAWEAAQSMIPINEPYADDMDATYRPMYSSDVPLDPLEMHMDMDGDYPIDTYSDGLRPPYPTADHMLA